One window from the genome of Salisaeta longa DSM 21114 encodes:
- a CDS encoding TPM domain-containing protein yields the protein MPHRLSTLDEDRIRAAVAAAEERTAGEIVPYVVTQSDDYEIAVWRGAVLGALLGSIGTVGFATWYTGWAFAWLYEPAGALLLPALTGLLGALLGNYVPAVMRRLVGRTLLDVRVHRRALQAFLTEEVFNTRDRTGILLFVSLREHRIEVLGDTGINAQVPPEAWADVVATLRHHIKTAGDLTAGLVDAIEQCGRLLERKGVAIRPDDTDELSNRVRTPDANDD from the coding sequence ATGCCCCACCGACTTTCAACCCTCGACGAAGACCGCATCCGGGCGGCTGTTGCTGCAGCCGAAGAGCGCACGGCGGGCGAAATTGTACCCTACGTCGTTACGCAAAGTGACGATTACGAGATTGCAGTGTGGCGCGGCGCGGTCTTGGGGGCGCTGCTTGGATCGATCGGCACGGTTGGCTTTGCGACGTGGTACACCGGCTGGGCGTTTGCTTGGCTGTATGAACCCGCCGGGGCGCTGCTGCTGCCGGCGCTCACAGGACTCCTCGGCGCGCTGCTGGGCAACTACGTGCCGGCCGTCATGCGCCGCCTGGTGGGGCGTACGCTGCTCGACGTGCGCGTGCACCGGCGGGCGCTGCAGGCATTTCTGACGGAGGAGGTGTTCAACACGCGCGACCGCACCGGCATCTTGCTGTTCGTGTCCTTGCGCGAGCATCGCATCGAGGTGCTGGGCGACACGGGCATCAACGCACAGGTGCCCCCCGAGGCGTGGGCCGACGTCGTGGCGACGCTGCGCCATCACATCAAAACAGCGGGCGACCTTACGGCCGGACTCGTGGACGCGATTGAACAGTGCGGCCGCCTGCTGGAACGCAAGGGCGTTGCCATCCGCCCCGACGACACGGACGAGCTCTCGAACCGGGTGCGCACGCCGGATGCCAACGACGACTGA
- a CDS encoding YVTN family beta-propeller repeat protein: MRRLIAVFACVVGLLLPGAARGQASGAPLLYVANQGEATVSIIDMQSLEIVDRVDLKALGFSKNAKPHHVVAEADGSAWYLTLIGANTVLKFNAQNELVKRLDMEVPGLLAIDTTSTRLYAGRSMSAVNPPQSLAVIDRAAMRVEMANTFFPRPHPIAVSPDGRYVYNASLAMNQMLAMDASSTKIELKTLGGKTQTFVDFAVTPDGTTMVGTGQVTGEVLLFDMSNAPAITVTDTLQVGAQPWHPVISPDGRYAYIPNKASHSVSIIDLQAREVVDTITGNGLAQPHGTVLSADGRYLFVSNNNRKGTYTPTGNNSTAGTITVIDTQSREIVEVIEVGTYPSGIGTWGGQVAAQ; encoded by the coding sequence ATGCGACGTTTGATTGCTGTATTTGCCTGTGTTGTTGGACTGCTGCTGCCGGGCGCGGCCCGCGGCCAAGCAAGCGGTGCGCCGCTGCTGTACGTAGCCAACCAGGGCGAAGCTACCGTGTCGATTATCGACATGCAATCGTTGGAGATTGTCGATCGCGTCGACCTCAAGGCGCTCGGCTTTTCCAAAAACGCTAAGCCGCATCACGTGGTGGCCGAGGCGGACGGCTCGGCGTGGTACCTCACGCTGATCGGTGCCAACACGGTGCTCAAGTTTAATGCCCAGAACGAACTCGTGAAGCGCCTCGATATGGAGGTGCCGGGTCTTCTGGCGATCGACACGACGAGCACGCGCCTCTACGCCGGCCGCTCGATGAGCGCGGTCAACCCACCGCAAAGCCTCGCCGTGATCGACCGGGCGGCGATGCGCGTTGAGATGGCCAACACGTTCTTTCCGCGGCCGCATCCCATCGCCGTTTCGCCCGACGGACGCTACGTGTACAACGCGAGCCTCGCCATGAACCAGATGCTGGCCATGGATGCGTCGTCCACCAAGATTGAACTGAAAACGCTGGGCGGCAAGACGCAGACGTTCGTGGATTTTGCCGTGACTCCCGACGGAACGACCATGGTGGGCACCGGCCAGGTGACTGGCGAGGTGCTGCTCTTTGACATGAGCAACGCGCCGGCCATCACCGTCACCGATACGCTGCAGGTGGGCGCGCAGCCGTGGCACCCCGTCATTAGCCCCGATGGCCGCTACGCATACATTCCCAACAAAGCCAGCCACAGCGTCAGCATCATCGACCTGCAAGCGCGCGAGGTCGTCGACACCATCACGGGCAACGGCCTTGCACAGCCGCACGGCACGGTGCTCTCGGCCGATGGCCGCTACCTGTTTGTGTCGAACAACAACCGCAAGGGCACCTACACGCCCACCGGCAACAATTCCACCGCCGGCACGATCACCGTCATCGATACGCAGTCGCGCGAAATCGTTGAGGTGATTGAGGTGGGAACGTACCCCTCGGGCATTGGCACCTGGGGCGGACAAGTGGCGGCGCAGTAG
- a CDS encoding site-specific DNA-methyltransferase — protein MSTPDSLARFTDTLCTLFQFDVADLDFGVYRILNEKRDDIERFIERDLVVGVREELRAYEEGQIEAAREAVKEARQTVLQTLSEDAILPDGSIKEAYRELKAAQDYIKARKRLETAELSEDTERRIYDDLARFFNRYYDGGDFITKRRFAAGDSKYMVPYDGEEVLLHWANRDQYYVKTTEHFRDYRFTIRGVDVHFRLVDAQTPQDNVKASDTRYFVLQGEDPVTVDPEAGRCTIEFAYRPLTEDEDERLLARYNEQQSTSNRRKTNDRSTIVAATTQEVLDAMGDRTIRAQLAQPEEGTEKSPLEIHLNRYTAKNTADYFIHKDLKGFLRGQLAFFIQNEVLNLNEVLEAEEHRRLHQVDRAKAVKKIGERIIDFLAQIENFQKRLFEKKKFIIDTGYCVTLDRVPDALYDAILANEAQLDEWRDLYATDQWDNGLFSQGYEDGTFTRDFLEAHPHVMIDTRHFGQDFTDALLAHLSTLDADEGLSGVIDGRCIQGENFQALNLLQERFREKVDCVYIDPPYNTGNDGFLYKDSYRHSSWMSMMADRVMLTRSLMPGESALFANVDDNEQDNLRKLLGQLFGEGNFVANLIWQKKYSPANDATWFSDDHDHVLVYAEDKTKWRPKKLPRTEKQNSGYTNSDNDPRGPWLSGDYTSNKSAEQRPNLYYPITNPNTGEEIWPPEDAVWRYSEEYHERNVEANRVWWGQEGTNTMPRYKRFLSEVEGIVPRTVWTYDKAGHNQDAVRELHALFERNPFPSPKPTKLLRRIFQVDGGNVVLDYFAGSGTTGHAVMNLNREDGGSRTYVLVEMGEHFDNVMLPRLKKVAFSSEWKDGVPQASDGMSHVIQYHRLESYEDALNNIEVKRPEAEPSLLDRFDDYALRYMLPHETRESETLLAPDAFARPFEYTLRIQHGMHSPKAHAVDLEATFNYLIGLQVHTRRVYEHQDRRYVVVTGTVEHEQSIDAVLVVWRNQEDLDLDAEKAWAAETLPEGPFDTVYVNGPSFIHGQAEPLEITLRERMDPAAG, from the coding sequence ATGTCAACCCCCGATTCTCTTGCAAGGTTTACGGACACCCTCTGCACGCTCTTTCAGTTCGACGTAGCAGATCTTGACTTTGGTGTCTACCGAATCTTAAACGAGAAGCGCGACGACATCGAGCGGTTCATCGAGCGTGATCTCGTGGTAGGCGTCCGAGAGGAGCTGCGCGCCTACGAGGAAGGGCAAATCGAAGCGGCCCGCGAAGCTGTCAAGGAGGCGCGGCAGACGGTCTTGCAGACGCTTTCTGAGGACGCGATCTTGCCGGATGGCTCGATAAAGGAAGCGTATCGTGAGCTGAAGGCGGCGCAGGATTATATCAAGGCCCGCAAACGGCTGGAAACAGCGGAGCTTTCGGAGGACACCGAGCGGCGCATTTACGACGACCTGGCGCGCTTCTTCAACCGCTACTACGATGGCGGCGACTTCATCACGAAGCGGCGGTTTGCAGCGGGCGATTCCAAGTACATGGTGCCCTACGACGGCGAGGAGGTGCTGCTGCACTGGGCTAATCGGGACCAGTACTACGTCAAGACGACGGAGCACTTCCGGGACTATCGCTTCACGATTCGCGGCGTGGATGTGCACTTCCGCCTCGTCGATGCGCAAACGCCGCAGGACAACGTGAAGGCGAGCGACACCCGCTATTTCGTGCTGCAGGGCGAGGATCCGGTGACGGTAGACCCAGAGGCCGGGCGCTGTACCATCGAGTTTGCCTATCGGCCCCTCACCGAGGACGAGGACGAACGGCTCCTGGCGCGCTACAACGAGCAGCAGAGCACATCCAACCGGCGGAAGACGAACGACCGGTCGACCATCGTCGCAGCGACCACGCAGGAAGTCCTGGATGCGATGGGCGACCGCACGATCCGCGCTCAGCTTGCCCAACCGGAGGAGGGCACGGAGAAGAGCCCACTCGAAATCCATCTTAACCGCTACACGGCGAAGAATACGGCGGACTACTTCATCCACAAGGACCTGAAGGGCTTTCTGCGGGGACAGCTGGCGTTCTTCATCCAAAACGAGGTCCTGAACCTGAATGAGGTGCTGGAGGCGGAAGAGCACCGGCGCCTGCATCAGGTGGACCGCGCGAAGGCGGTGAAGAAGATCGGGGAGCGCATTATCGACTTCCTCGCGCAGATCGAGAATTTTCAGAAGCGCCTCTTCGAGAAGAAGAAGTTTATCATTGACACGGGCTACTGCGTGACGCTCGACCGCGTGCCCGACGCACTCTACGATGCGATTCTCGCTAACGAAGCGCAGCTCGACGAATGGCGCGACCTGTATGCCACAGACCAGTGGGACAACGGGCTCTTCAGCCAGGGCTATGAGGACGGCACGTTCACGCGGGACTTTCTGGAGGCACACCCGCACGTGATGATCGACACCCGGCACTTCGGGCAAGATTTCACCGATGCCCTGCTCGCACACCTTTCGACGCTCGATGCGGACGAGGGCCTATCGGGCGTGATCGACGGCCGCTGCATTCAGGGGGAAAACTTCCAGGCGCTCAACCTGCTCCAGGAACGGTTTCGAGAGAAGGTGGACTGTGTGTATATCGATCCGCCGTACAACACGGGCAACGACGGGTTTCTCTACAAGGACAGTTACCGGCATTCCTCATGGATGAGCATGATGGCGGATCGGGTCATGCTCACGCGCAGCTTGATGCCTGGAGAAAGCGCGCTTTTTGCCAATGTCGACGACAACGAACAGGATAACCTGCGGAAACTGTTAGGACAGCTGTTCGGAGAAGGAAACTTCGTCGCCAATCTCATCTGGCAGAAGAAATATTCTCCCGCAAACGACGCGACGTGGTTTAGCGATGACCACGATCATGTCCTCGTGTACGCTGAGGACAAAACAAAATGGCGGCCGAAGAAGCTTCCACGTACGGAAAAGCAAAACAGCGGTTATACTAATTCAGACAATGACCCACGTGGTCCTTGGCTTTCTGGAGACTACACGTCAAACAAATCAGCAGAACAGCGACCAAATCTATACTACCCAATCACGAATCCGAATACCGGAGAAGAAATTTGGCCACCGGAAGACGCTGTTTGGCGCTACTCTGAGGAGTATCATGAGCGTAATGTCGAGGCTAACAGAGTCTGGTGGGGACAAGAGGGAACCAATACAATGCCGCGTTACAAGCGCTTTCTAAGTGAGGTGGAAGGTATTGTGCCGCGCACAGTCTGGACATATGACAAGGCTGGGCACAACCAGGATGCCGTACGTGAACTCCACGCGCTATTCGAGCGGAATCCTTTTCCCAGCCCAAAGCCGACCAAACTCTTGCGGCGCATCTTCCAGGTGGACGGCGGTAACGTTGTGCTCGACTATTTCGCCGGAAGCGGCACCACAGGCCACGCGGTCATGAATTTGAACCGTGAGGACGGCGGCAGCCGGACGTATGTCCTCGTCGAAATGGGCGAGCACTTCGATAACGTGATGCTCCCGCGCCTCAAGAAGGTTGCCTTCAGCAGCGAATGGAAAGACGGTGTGCCGCAGGCGAGCGACGGCATGAGCCACGTCATCCAGTATCACCGGCTGGAATCGTACGAGGATGCGCTCAACAACATCGAGGTCAAGCGCCCGGAGGCCGAGCCGTCACTTCTCGACCGGTTCGACGACTACGCACTCCGCTACATGCTCCCGCACGAGACGCGGGAGAGTGAGACGCTGCTGGCGCCGGATGCCTTCGCACGGCCGTTTGAGTACACGCTGCGCATTCAGCACGGCATGCACAGCCCCAAGGCGCACGCAGTCGATCTGGAGGCGACGTTCAACTACCTGATCGGCCTGCAGGTACACACGCGCCGCGTTTACGAACACCAGGATCGCCGGTACGTCGTGGTGACCGGCACCGTTGAGCACGAGCAGTCCATCGACGCCGTACTGGTCGTCTGGCGCAATCAAGAGGACCTGGACTTGGACGCGGAGAAAGCGTGGGCGGCGGAGACGTTGCCCGAGGGGCCGTTCGACACCGTGTACGTCAACGGCCCGAGTTTCATTCACGGGCAGGCCGAGCCGCTGGAGATCACCTTACGCGAGCGGATGGATCCCGCCGCCGGATAG
- a CDS encoding DEAD/DEAH box helicase family protein encodes MTEHYLHRLKTDAEAFAADINAFAARRNEHRTYIKYPEVSAGDLNKLAYWMATGSGKTLLMHLNYYQYRHYFGAALDHILLVTPNEGLTRQHMRELRQSGIDSVYYLDLLEGSLDVAPEGVKVIEISKLVEDKTDEGIRVEVDAFEGRNLVFVDEGHKGARSAAGTWRSLRAGLAADGFTFEYSATFGQAVGGSTPAAVEEEYGKAILFDYSYQRFYEDGYGKDYRILNLETSADEVLAGSDDLTDRYLLANLLTFYEQQLVFGQDERRMREAYHLRKPLLMFIGHSVTGGRSVSDLGTNDKRSVTDIQRLVAFLHRVLTDSEWAEGAIRELLTGDSPLQIDGNDLFADAFGALRAQLESGWTVQALLGDLRERLFHASGATGLRLVNLTSAQGEIGLRAGDADAFFGVIDVGNDRGFLQLTEQDLPDITIAESAFEGSLFKRINRRGSNVNVLLGAKKFIEGWSSWRVSTMGLMNIGRGEGPQIIQLFGRGVRLLGKNRSLKRSTALPEAGPHPRRLPLLETLNIFGVRAKYMAQFRNYLEDEGIDTEEREIIRFKTRTDNRFVGKGLQVIRPRTTVTYESQDEVRLSIDDDIVPELDLTPQMEALVSADAVHETPATYDMGENRYVDPGLLPLLDWKRIYRTCWRYREKEGYTNLTFDVTPLRELIEAQHYVLRCPAEMIECNRFEDRRDIESIVLRILRTYITAFHSSRKQQWERSTMQYETLTKQDGNLVAVIEARVRRSATTFIEKLLDRLEHIDTDGEVLFVGDDALYETESGTPPRVYFERHLYLPLVTQEDDVVKYSPPGLNTGERTFIEHLRSFLRTPNGGDFMKGKELYVLRNQSRGQGVGFQMQEGGRFFPDFILWLVDDSKQHMIFVDPKGLNVGMGGIDADAKVTFCKSIGAYQQELNERSGRDDIRLHAFIFSTTDFQTIQQKQTIDTREEFADRHIYFLEDGPTAVHRMLARTHRADDAAA; translated from the coding sequence ATGACCGAGCATTACCTTCACCGGCTCAAGACGGACGCCGAAGCATTCGCGGCGGACATCAACGCCTTCGCCGCGCGTCGTAATGAGCACCGCACGTACATCAAGTACCCGGAGGTCAGCGCCGGTGACCTCAACAAGCTTGCGTACTGGATGGCAACCGGGAGCGGGAAGACGCTCCTGATGCACCTCAACTACTACCAGTACCGCCACTACTTCGGGGCGGCCCTGGATCACATTCTGCTCGTGACGCCCAACGAGGGGCTTACCCGCCAGCACATGCGTGAGCTGCGTCAGAGCGGCATCGACAGCGTGTATTATCTGGATCTGCTGGAAGGCAGTCTTGATGTGGCGCCCGAGGGCGTGAAGGTCATCGAGATCTCGAAGCTCGTCGAAGACAAAACCGACGAAGGGATCCGCGTGGAGGTGGACGCCTTCGAAGGTCGGAATCTCGTCTTCGTGGATGAGGGGCACAAAGGTGCGCGCTCGGCAGCCGGCACGTGGCGGAGCTTGCGGGCGGGGCTGGCTGCGGACGGGTTCACGTTTGAATACAGCGCCACCTTCGGGCAGGCTGTGGGCGGTTCCACACCGGCCGCCGTTGAAGAGGAGTACGGCAAGGCAATCCTGTTCGATTACTCGTATCAGCGGTTCTACGAGGATGGCTACGGCAAGGACTATCGCATCTTGAACCTGGAGACGAGCGCCGACGAGGTGCTGGCCGGTAGCGACGATCTGACCGATCGCTATCTTTTGGCCAACCTGCTGACGTTCTACGAGCAGCAACTCGTCTTCGGGCAGGACGAGCGCCGCATGCGGGAGGCGTACCACCTGCGGAAACCGCTCCTCATGTTCATTGGCCACAGCGTCACGGGCGGACGGAGCGTGTCGGACCTCGGCACGAACGACAAACGAAGCGTCACCGACATTCAACGCCTCGTCGCCTTTCTGCATCGGGTGCTCACCGATAGCGAGTGGGCCGAAGGGGCGATCCGGGAGCTGCTCACCGGCGACAGCCCGTTGCAGATCGATGGGAACGACCTGTTCGCGGATGCCTTTGGCGCGCTGCGGGCGCAGCTCGAATCCGGATGGACGGTGCAGGCGCTTCTCGGAGATCTGCGCGAGCGCCTCTTCCATGCCTCCGGAGCAACGGGCCTCCGCCTCGTGAATCTCACCAGCGCTCAGGGCGAGATTGGCCTCCGTGCAGGCGACGCCGACGCCTTCTTTGGCGTCATTGATGTCGGAAACGATCGCGGCTTTCTGCAACTGACCGAACAGGACCTGCCCGACATTACCATCGCCGAGTCGGCGTTCGAGGGCTCCCTGTTCAAGCGCATCAACCGGCGGGGCTCAAACGTCAACGTGCTTCTCGGCGCGAAGAAATTCATTGAGGGCTGGAGCAGCTGGCGGGTCTCTACGATGGGCCTCATGAACATCGGCCGCGGGGAAGGCCCACAGATCATCCAACTCTTTGGGCGCGGCGTGCGCCTCTTGGGGAAGAATCGCAGCCTGAAGCGATCGACGGCTCTGCCAGAAGCAGGCCCCCACCCCCGGCGTCTGCCGCTGCTCGAAACCCTGAACATCTTCGGCGTGCGGGCCAAGTACATGGCCCAATTTCGCAACTACCTCGAAGATGAGGGCATCGACACCGAGGAGCGAGAGATCATCCGGTTCAAGACCCGCACGGACAATCGCTTTGTGGGAAAAGGGCTGCAGGTGATCCGCCCACGTACGACCGTCACATACGAATCGCAAGATGAGGTCAGGCTTTCGATCGATGACGATATTGTCCCAGAGCTCGACCTGACTCCACAAATGGAAGCGCTCGTCTCAGCCGATGCGGTTCACGAGACACCAGCCACGTACGACATGGGCGAGAACCGGTATGTCGACCCAGGTCTGCTTCCACTGCTTGACTGGAAGCGTATCTATCGGACCTGCTGGCGCTATCGGGAAAAAGAGGGCTACACGAATCTCACGTTCGACGTGACCCCGTTGCGGGAGCTCATCGAGGCGCAGCATTACGTGCTCCGTTGCCCGGCCGAAATGATCGAGTGCAACCGATTCGAAGACCGCCGCGACATCGAATCGATCGTGCTGCGCATCCTTCGTACGTATATCACCGCGTTCCATTCCAGCCGCAAGCAACAGTGGGAGCGTTCGACCATGCAGTATGAGACCCTGACAAAGCAAGATGGGAATCTCGTTGCTGTCATCGAGGCGCGAGTGCGACGCTCAGCAACAACGTTCATTGAAAAGCTACTCGATCGACTAGAACACATCGATACAGACGGCGAGGTGCTCTTCGTTGGAGACGATGCATTATACGAAACCGAGTCGGGAACGCCGCCGCGTGTTTACTTCGAACGGCACCTGTATCTTCCTCTTGTTACGCAGGAGGATGATGTTGTAAAATACAGCCCTCCGGGCCTTAACACCGGAGAGCGCACCTTCATTGAGCATCTCCGTTCGTTTCTGCGCACACCGAATGGGGGTGATTTCATGAAGGGCAAAGAGTTGTACGTCTTACGCAACCAGTCACGCGGGCAGGGTGTGGGGTTTCAGATGCAGGAAGGCGGCCGCTTTTTCCCGGATTTTATTCTCTGGCTCGTCGATGATAGCAAGCAGCATATGATCTTCGTCGATCCGAAAGGGCTTAACGTTGGGATGGGTGGAATCGATGCAGACGCCAAGGTCACGTTTTGCAAGAGCATCGGAGCTTACCAGCAGGAGTTGAATGAGCGGTCCGGTCGTGACGACATCAGGCTGCATGCATTCATTTTTTCAACAACTGATTTCCAGACGATCCAGCAAAAGCAGACCATAGATACGCGAGAGGAATTTGCGGATCGCCACATCTACTTTTTAGAGGACGGCCCGACAGCAGTCCATCGGATGCTGGCCAGAACGCACCGCGCTGATGATGCGGCGGCATAG
- a CDS encoding FG-GAP repeat domain-containing protein, whose product MTYAMQRPTLQLAGWLMLIGLIAGCSGPGTASQSGETPAAARFQRVVDGPVPVLDSTGQPMDQPFLGGLNVPRPQFTDVNGDGDADLFVQEDTNELMFFEHTTGDTLRWRTDRFRGLQIGEWFRFADMDADGDPDLLAEQVYSYIRYYENTGMDGRAVFSPAADTLRTADGTPIFSDRQNIPNIVDIDADERMDLFIGRLDGTVMRYEATRRTANTDGVPRFRLVTERFEDIEIVGPRRVGSLHGANTITFVDVDGDRDYDLLWGDFFEAGLLLIENRGTPQSPNLRTEPRPFPPSQPLQTSGYNAPTVTDWGKDGDTDLFVGVLGGAYNANTSLVRNFYFYERQQERYRLRTKQFLSMIDVGSESIPAAGDIDGDGDTDLLLANKIAPGNARASAVHVIENVGTERAPRFRMRGPLGGLPGVYHLAPALGDLNADGRADLVVGDWQGGVRWFAGTAEGFAASGTPLFTTEGSNAVPTLGDVDADGDLDLVVGESTGALTLYRNTGTPTQPAFTKAAAALQGLSVGKRSAPHLADRDGNGTLDLLVGNAAGDVQWFMNDGRPKQPSFAAEAEPVDVAAPALAAPLLYDLNADGARDLLMGGTRGGLYLFQKRPVR is encoded by the coding sequence ATGACGTACGCTATGCAACGCCCGACGCTGCAGCTCGCTGGATGGCTCATGCTCATTGGCCTGATTGCGGGCTGCAGCGGCCCGGGCACGGCGTCTCAATCCGGCGAAACGCCTGCGGCCGCACGGTTTCAGCGGGTGGTGGACGGCCCGGTGCCCGTCCTCGATTCGACCGGGCAGCCCATGGATCAGCCGTTTTTGGGCGGACTCAACGTGCCGCGCCCGCAGTTTACCGACGTTAACGGCGATGGCGACGCCGACCTGTTCGTGCAGGAGGATACCAACGAGCTCATGTTCTTTGAGCACACCACCGGCGATACGCTCCGCTGGCGCACCGACCGCTTCCGCGGCTTGCAGATCGGCGAGTGGTTTCGGTTTGCCGACATGGACGCCGACGGCGATCCCGACCTGCTGGCCGAACAGGTCTACAGCTACATCCGCTACTACGAAAACACCGGTATGGACGGGCGCGCCGTGTTTTCGCCCGCCGCCGACACGCTGCGCACAGCCGACGGCACGCCCATCTTCTCCGACCGCCAAAACATCCCAAACATCGTCGACATCGACGCCGACGAGCGCATGGACTTGTTCATTGGGCGCTTGGACGGCACGGTGATGCGCTACGAGGCCACCCGCCGCACGGCCAACACCGATGGGGTGCCGCGCTTTCGGCTCGTCACCGAGCGCTTCGAGGACATCGAAATTGTAGGACCGCGCCGCGTGGGCAGCTTGCACGGCGCCAACACCATCACCTTTGTGGATGTAGACGGCGACCGGGACTACGATCTGCTGTGGGGCGATTTCTTCGAGGCGGGGCTGCTGCTCATCGAAAATCGGGGCACGCCCCAATCGCCCAACCTGCGCACCGAGCCGCGGCCGTTTCCGCCGTCGCAGCCCCTGCAAACAAGCGGCTACAACGCCCCCACCGTCACCGATTGGGGAAAAGACGGCGACACGGATCTGTTTGTGGGCGTGCTGGGCGGCGCGTACAACGCCAACACGTCGCTGGTGCGCAACTTCTACTTCTACGAGCGGCAGCAGGAGCGCTACCGCCTTCGCACAAAGCAATTCCTCTCGATGATTGATGTGGGCAGCGAGAGCATTCCCGCGGCGGGCGACATAGACGGCGACGGCGATACCGATCTGCTGCTGGCCAACAAGATTGCGCCAGGGAATGCGCGCGCGTCGGCCGTGCACGTCATTGAAAACGTGGGAACGGAGCGCGCGCCACGCTTTCGCATGCGCGGGCCGCTGGGCGGCCTGCCGGGCGTGTACCATCTGGCGCCTGCGCTGGGCGACCTGAACGCCGACGGCCGCGCCGACCTGGTGGTGGGCGACTGGCAAGGCGGCGTGCGCTGGTTTGCAGGCACCGCCGAGGGATTTGCAGCGTCCGGCACGCCGCTGTTTACCACCGAGGGGAGCAACGCCGTGCCCACGCTGGGCGACGTAGACGCCGATGGGGACCTCGACCTCGTGGTTGGGGAAAGCACCGGCGCGCTCACGCTATATCGCAACACCGGCACGCCCACGCAGCCCGCGTTCACCAAAGCCGCCGCGGCGCTACAGGGCCTGTCCGTTGGCAAGCGCAGCGCCCCCCACCTGGCCGACCGCGACGGCAACGGGACGCTCGATCTGCTCGTGGGTAATGCCGCGGGCGACGTGCAATGGTTCATGAACGACGGGCGCCCGAAGCAGCCGTCCTTTGCCGCCGAAGCGGAGCCCGTAGACGTCGCCGCGCCGGCTCTTGCCGCGCCGCTCCTGTACGACCTGAACGCCGATGGCGCGCGCGACCTCCTGATGGGTGGCACGCGGGGCGGCCTGTATCTCTTTCAGAAGCGCCCGGTACGGTAA
- a CDS encoding transposase, with protein sequence MSDTRYLGQYRTGSIRLDGWDYRRSAWYFVTICTHRRAHHFGVIRRGVMGLSPAGCVAAQFWQRIEDLNDRAVLDAFVVMPNHVHGILGLLPRPNHATVETLDSNVSTVDSNVSTDATGAKTPDQRSRHMSRISPKAGSISTIIRSYKAAVTKRVRPALCPDFGWQPRFYDHIIRNERAFRAIRRYIENNPTQWGEDRYHSTSS encoded by the coding sequence ATGAGCGACACGCGATACCTTGGACAATACCGAACCGGCTCGATACGGCTGGACGGCTGGGATTATCGGCGGTCGGCGTGGTATTTCGTGACGATATGCACCCATCGGCGCGCCCATCATTTTGGCGTAATCCGCAGAGGCGTCATGGGATTGTCTCCTGCCGGATGCGTCGCCGCACAATTTTGGCAACGTATCGAAGATCTGAACGATCGGGCCGTATTGGACGCCTTTGTGGTGATGCCCAACCACGTACATGGAATATTGGGATTGTTGCCACGGCCTAACCATGCCACGGTAGAGACGTTGGATTCCAATGTCTCTACCGTGGATTCCAACGTCTCTACGGACGCGACGGGCGCAAAAACGCCGGATCAAAGATCCCGCCACATGTCCCGCATTTCCCCGAAGGCCGGTTCAATATCGACCATCATTCGATCCTACAAAGCCGCCGTCACGAAACGCGTGCGGCCTGCACTATGCCCCGATTTTGGATGGCAACCTCGTTTCTACGACCACATCATCCGCAATGAACGGGCCTTTCGTGCCATTCGTCGGTACATTGAAAACAACCCCACACAGTGGGGCGAGGACCGTTACCACTCCACGTCGTCATAG